Proteins encoded in a region of the Bubalus bubalis isolate 160015118507 breed Murrah chromosome 9, NDDB_SH_1, whole genome shotgun sequence genome:
- the MRPL22 gene encoding 39S ribosomal protein L22, mitochondrial isoform X3 has protein sequence MGAESQGEAGLGEIYHCRRQIKYSKDKMWYLAKLIRGMSIDQALAQLEFSDKKGAQIIKEVLLEAQDMAVRDHNVEFRSNLYIAESTSGRGQYLKRIRYHGRGRFGIMEKVFCHYFVKLVEGPPPPPEAPKTAVTHAKEYIQELRNRTIIHTL, from the exons GAAATCTACCATTGTCGAAGACAAATCAAGTACAGCAAAGACAAGATGTGGTATTTGGCGAAATTG ATACGAGGAATGTCAATTGACCAGGCTCTGGCTCAATTGGAATTCAGTGACAAAAAAGGAGCCCAGATAATTAAAGAG GTTCTCTTAGAAGCACAAGATATGGCAGTAAGAGACCACAATGTGGAATTCAGATCCAATTTATATATAG CTGAGTCCACCTCAGGGCGAGGCCAATACCTGAAACGCATCCGATACCACGGCAGAGGTCGCTTTGGGATTATGGAGAAGGTTTTTTGCCATTATTTTGTGAAGTTGGTGGAAGGCCCTCCACCTCCACCTGAGGCACCAAAGACAGCAGTCACCCACGCTAAAGAGTATATCCAGGAGCTTCGCAACCGGACCATCATTCACACTCTGTGA